The following coding sequences lie in one Myxococcus xanthus genomic window:
- a CDS encoding patatin-like phospholipase family protein, with translation MLLKERFQITRPLEEMELRLVRASLANAALVDPREEAILRTALSLARLYKVRHGELDVGVGALLTPFREEVERRLGPVLQAPFPPTRDRLMPHVKDLRQHAAKARDMVAQRLRGRVPPEALDREIRHKELVLVTGGGGGTAYVYLGVMSILDEYGLEPRLLAGTSMGAILAIMRSRLTRFDPTDMINIVRGLSFRKLFRFISTESRYGLPAALRLFLRAGLGRFFGAGPESSGMRLKDLPVPTLIAVGGIRRGMLPRPLEYYERLLGTSPLGLLNPAGVARRIQAAMGAMAELFTRPEITTRLYLGADDTTGDFDALDAAGFSSALPGVIHYDVLRKDPGMHTLVEGLMGQHGVARLIDGGLVDNLPAKAAWKAVARGRIGTRNAFILALDGFAPKLTTPFWLPLQRLAAMTVAPNLPYTHHVKRFPRTLSPLDVVPSVELASKALHFGRTALAEDLPFLRRMLAPLPPVL, from the coding sequence GTGCTGCTGAAGGAACGCTTCCAAATCACCCGGCCGCTCGAGGAGATGGAGCTCCGCCTCGTGCGCGCGTCGCTGGCCAACGCGGCCCTCGTCGACCCGCGCGAGGAAGCCATCCTCCGCACCGCCCTGTCGCTGGCGCGCCTCTACAAGGTGCGGCACGGCGAACTCGACGTGGGCGTGGGCGCGCTGCTCACCCCGTTTCGCGAGGAGGTGGAGCGCCGCCTGGGCCCCGTCCTCCAAGCCCCCTTCCCGCCCACGCGGGACCGGCTGATGCCGCACGTGAAGGACCTGCGCCAGCACGCCGCCAAGGCGCGCGACATGGTGGCGCAACGGCTGCGCGGGCGCGTTCCACCGGAGGCACTGGACCGGGAAATCCGGCACAAGGAGCTGGTGCTGGTCACCGGCGGCGGCGGCGGAACGGCCTACGTCTACCTGGGGGTGATGAGCATCCTGGACGAATACGGCCTGGAGCCGCGCCTGCTCGCCGGGACGTCCATGGGCGCCATCCTCGCCATCATGCGCTCGCGCCTGACGCGCTTCGACCCCACGGACATGATCAACATCGTCCGCGGGCTGTCCTTCCGGAAGCTCTTCCGCTTCATCTCCACGGAGAGCCGCTATGGCCTGCCCGCCGCGCTGCGGCTGTTCCTGCGCGCGGGGCTGGGCCGCTTCTTCGGCGCGGGACCGGAGAGCAGCGGCATGCGGCTCAAGGACTTGCCGGTGCCGACGCTCATCGCCGTGGGTGGCATCCGCCGCGGCATGCTTCCCCGGCCGCTGGAGTATTACGAGCGCCTGTTGGGCACCAGTCCGCTGGGCCTGCTCAACCCCGCGGGTGTGGCACGCCGCATCCAGGCCGCCATGGGCGCCATGGCCGAGCTCTTCACCCGCCCCGAAATCACCACCCGCCTCTACCTGGGCGCGGACGACACCACCGGCGACTTCGACGCGCTCGACGCCGCGGGCTTCTCATCCGCGCTGCCCGGCGTCATCCACTACGACGTGCTGCGCAAGGACCCCGGCATGCACACGTTGGTGGAAGGACTCATGGGCCAGCACGGCGTCGCGAGGCTCATCGACGGAGGACTGGTGGACAACCTGCCAGCGAAGGCGGCGTGGAAGGCAGTGGCCCGGGGCCGCATCGGCACGCGCAACGCGTTCATCCTCGCGCTCGACGGCTTCGCCCCGAAGCTGACCACGCCCTTCTGGCTGCCCCTCCAGCGGCTGGCCGCGATGACGGTGGCGCCGAACCTTCCCTATACGCACCACGTCAAACGCTTTCCGCGAACACTGTCACCGCTGGACGTCGTACCGTCGGTGGAACTCGCCTCGAAGGCGTTACACTTTGGCAGGACGGCACTGGCGGAGGACCTCCCGTTCCTCCGACGGATGCTTGCCCCCCTGCCACCGGTGCTGTGA
- a CDS encoding cysteine desulfurase family protein, which yields MTYWDYNAAAPVRAEVVTLLSRAFASSGYGNASSVHQEGRAARARLDTARAKVARVLGCEPKEVSFTGSGSEADALALVGAWHLRPHPERRRVVTSAVEHPALLGAVAQLEREGAHVVRVAPGPDGRVREADMLEALTPDAALCSLMWANNETGVLQPAREVARACRQRGVLFHTDAVQAAGKVPLSLREVDADLLSLSAHKFGGPPGVGVLMVRKSVDVRALTPGHQEGGRRGGTQNVPYAEALALALALADAELPETAARLTALRDAFEREVTTRLPDVHVNGGAAPRVPNTSNLRFDGVEGESLLIALDLEGICVSSGAACASGTLTPSHVLRAMGLSPAQARGSLRFSLGPGTKEADVAHVVDALVRHVPNVRALAG from the coding sequence GTGACGTACTGGGACTACAACGCGGCCGCGCCGGTGCGAGCGGAGGTGGTGACGCTGCTGTCGCGCGCCTTCGCGTCGAGCGGTTATGGCAATGCGTCCAGCGTGCACCAGGAGGGCCGCGCGGCCCGGGCCCGGTTGGACACGGCACGGGCGAAGGTGGCGCGCGTGCTCGGCTGCGAGCCGAAGGAAGTCAGCTTCACCGGCTCCGGCAGTGAGGCGGACGCGCTGGCGCTCGTGGGCGCCTGGCACCTGCGCCCTCATCCCGAACGGCGGCGGGTGGTGACATCCGCGGTGGAGCACCCTGCCCTGCTGGGCGCGGTGGCGCAGCTGGAGCGGGAAGGTGCCCACGTCGTGCGGGTGGCGCCCGGTCCGGACGGGCGCGTGCGCGAAGCCGACATGCTGGAGGCCCTGACGCCGGACGCGGCCTTGTGCTCGTTGATGTGGGCCAACAACGAGACGGGCGTGCTCCAACCCGCGCGGGAGGTGGCGCGCGCGTGCCGACAGCGTGGCGTGCTGTTCCACACGGACGCGGTGCAAGCCGCGGGCAAGGTGCCCCTGTCCTTGCGCGAGGTGGATGCGGACCTGCTGTCTCTGTCCGCGCACAAGTTCGGCGGCCCTCCGGGCGTGGGCGTGCTGATGGTGCGCAAGAGCGTGGATGTCCGCGCGCTCACGCCGGGCCACCAGGAAGGCGGCCGTCGCGGGGGGACGCAGAACGTGCCCTATGCCGAGGCGCTGGCGCTGGCGCTGGCGCTGGCCGACGCGGAGCTGCCCGAGACAGCGGCGCGGCTGACCGCGCTCCGCGATGCGTTCGAGCGGGAGGTGACGACGCGCCTGCCCGACGTGCACGTCAACGGCGGCGCTGCCCCGCGCGTGCCCAACACCAGCAACCTGCGCTTCGACGGCGTGGAGGGTGAGTCGCTGCTCATCGCCCTGGACCTGGAGGGCATCTGCGTGTCGTCCGGCGCCGCCTGCGCATCCGGCACGCTGACGCCGTCGCATGTCCTGCGGGCCATGGGCCTGTCGCCAGCGCAGGCCCGAGGCAGCCTTCGCTTCAGCCTGGGGCCCGGCACGAAGGAAGCGGACGTGGCGCACGTGGTGGACGCGCTCGTCCGGCACGTGCCCAACGTCCGCGCGCTGGCCGGCTAG
- a CDS encoding ATPase domain-containing protein yields MDRRTWSLFETGIPSFDALLGGGIPRRQSLIVAGDPGSGKTVLCSQLAFLAAARGLPVVLVTVTSEPHDKLVGELTSFSFFKEELLDDKLFVISAYSSLKQGAKETRDLIVQTVRKRGAKLLFIDGLRAIRDLWQDEARLREFLYELGIGLAAADCVGLFTTEYPLEKLLTLPEATTVDGIVSLSVSKHGARRMRRVEVVKLRGRPHLSGEHLMRIDGDGVSFIPRLEALEPTGVDVEPPVDRVSFGLPELDVLMEGGLPRTSATLLAGSMGIGKTLLAAHFAVEGARREEHALFVSFHDSTASLAARARRIQLDVARFVKSGILTYLYIPPMELEADLVVDRILQEVARLDVKRLVIDGLTTLESSIIERERRPLFLAALAEKLRRAGVTTLYTREVSKVAGTELDFSDAPVSILGENLLLLRYVELRGRIHRILSVLKMRDSKYDNDLREFQIADSGMKVLATMRSAEGLLTGQARPIGTSIGAVE; encoded by the coding sequence ATGGATCGCCGGACGTGGTCGCTCTTCGAGACAGGCATCCCGAGCTTCGACGCGTTGCTGGGCGGAGGCATCCCCCGACGACAGTCCCTCATCGTGGCCGGAGACCCCGGCAGCGGGAAGACGGTGCTGTGCAGCCAGCTGGCCTTCCTCGCCGCGGCGCGAGGGTTGCCTGTCGTGCTGGTCACCGTCACGTCCGAGCCCCACGACAAGCTCGTGGGCGAGCTGACCAGCTTCAGCTTCTTCAAGGAGGAGCTGCTGGACGACAAGCTCTTCGTGATTAGCGCCTACTCCTCGCTCAAGCAGGGCGCGAAGGAGACGCGTGACCTCATCGTCCAGACGGTGCGCAAGCGGGGCGCGAAGCTGCTCTTCATCGATGGCCTGCGCGCCATCCGGGACCTCTGGCAGGACGAGGCGCGCCTGCGCGAGTTTCTCTACGAGCTGGGCATTGGCCTGGCCGCGGCGGATTGCGTCGGCCTCTTCACCACCGAGTACCCACTGGAAAAGCTGCTGACGTTGCCCGAGGCCACCACGGTGGACGGCATCGTCTCCCTGTCCGTGTCGAAGCACGGTGCCCGCCGCATGCGCCGCGTGGAGGTCGTGAAGCTGCGCGGTCGGCCACACCTGTCGGGTGAGCATCTGATGCGTATCGACGGGGACGGGGTGTCCTTCATCCCTCGGCTCGAGGCGCTGGAGCCCACCGGTGTGGACGTGGAGCCGCCCGTGGACCGCGTCAGCTTCGGCCTGCCGGAGCTGGACGTCTTGATGGAGGGCGGACTGCCCCGCACGAGCGCCACGCTGCTCGCCGGAAGCATGGGCATCGGGAAGACGCTGCTGGCCGCGCACTTCGCGGTGGAAGGCGCGCGCCGGGAGGAGCACGCCCTCTTCGTCTCCTTCCATGACTCCACGGCGTCACTGGCCGCCCGGGCGCGGCGCATCCAATTGGACGTGGCGCGCTTCGTGAAGAGCGGCATTCTCACCTACCTGTACATCCCTCCGATGGAGCTGGAGGCGGACCTCGTGGTGGACCGCATCCTCCAGGAGGTGGCGCGGCTGGATGTGAAGCGGCTGGTCATCGATGGCCTCACGACGCTGGAGTCGTCCATCATCGAGCGGGAGCGCCGGCCGCTCTTCCTGGCCGCGCTCGCGGAGAAGCTGCGCCGGGCGGGGGTGACGACGCTGTACACGCGGGAAGTCTCGAAGGTGGCCGGCACGGAGCTCGACTTCAGCGACGCGCCCGTCTCCATCCTCGGGGAGAACCTGCTCCTCTTGCGCTACGTGGAGCTGCGCGGGCGCATCCACCGCATCCTGTCCGTGCTCAAGATGCGGGACAGCAAGTACGACAATGACTTGCGCGAGTTCCAGATCGCCGATTCGGGGATGAAGGTCCTGGCGACGATGCGCTCCGCGGAAGGGCTGCTGACAGGGCAGGCCCGGCCGATTGGGACGAGCATCGGGGCCGTGGAATGA
- a CDS encoding AAA family ATPase yields MAPPAGYDYDDNPFKLENPSILDIAPPEPKSVEDTGLKMGILSDIALKYLYYAGTGTGMGIADEMRLPWPGVIEHVVDFLATEKLVDLRGGKGFGRASVEFILSEKGREYARDALTRTTYVGPAPVPIEQYNALITSQTEETPVVSQEELVMALSHLTVPAELMDKLGPAVNSGRSLFLYGSPGNGKTSLAEAVSNMFGGEVFVPHCLEIGNQIIQVHDRLIHTPVSLEVGRDASGRRQTFEMDNRWLVCRRPSVVVGGELTLAMLDLIYSESTRFYEAPFQVKANGGMLLIDDFGRQKVHPTDLLNRWIVPLEKRVDFLTLHTGKKFEIPFDQLLVFSTNLDPKELVDEAFLRRIKYKIEVGNPDEEAYREIFSRVCEAAGIPYVDQAVTYLIEHYYKPRSMELRSCHPRDLVSLIRDSARYRQIPPALSKDLLDQACEVFLVNL; encoded by the coding sequence ATGGCTCCTCCCGCTGGCTACGACTACGACGACAATCCGTTCAAGCTCGAGAACCCATCCATCCTCGACATCGCTCCACCGGAGCCGAAGTCGGTGGAGGACACGGGGCTCAAGATGGGCATCCTGTCCGACATCGCCCTGAAGTACCTCTATTACGCGGGCACGGGCACGGGCATGGGCATCGCGGACGAGATGCGGCTGCCGTGGCCGGGCGTCATCGAGCACGTGGTGGACTTCCTCGCCACGGAGAAGCTGGTGGACCTGCGCGGCGGTAAGGGCTTTGGCCGCGCGTCAGTGGAGTTCATCCTGTCGGAGAAGGGCCGCGAGTACGCGCGAGACGCCCTCACCCGCACCACCTACGTGGGCCCCGCGCCGGTGCCCATCGAGCAGTACAACGCGCTCATCACCAGCCAGACGGAGGAGACGCCCGTCGTCAGCCAGGAGGAGCTGGTGATGGCGCTCAGCCACCTCACCGTCCCCGCGGAGCTGATGGACAAGCTGGGCCCGGCGGTGAACTCCGGCCGCTCGCTGTTCCTCTACGGCTCCCCTGGCAACGGAAAGACGAGCCTGGCCGAGGCCGTCTCCAACATGTTCGGCGGCGAGGTGTTCGTCCCCCACTGCCTGGAGATTGGGAATCAGATCATCCAGGTCCACGACCGGCTCATCCACACGCCGGTGTCGCTGGAGGTCGGCCGGGATGCCTCCGGCCGCCGGCAGACCTTCGAAATGGACAACCGGTGGCTCGTGTGCCGCCGGCCCTCCGTCGTCGTGGGCGGCGAGCTGACGCTGGCGATGCTGGACCTCATCTATTCGGAGAGCACCCGCTTCTACGAGGCCCCGTTCCAGGTGAAGGCCAACGGCGGCATGCTCCTCATCGACGACTTCGGCCGCCAGAAGGTCCACCCCACGGACCTGCTCAACCGGTGGATTGTCCCCCTGGAGAAGCGGGTGGACTTCCTCACCCTCCACACCGGCAAGAAGTTCGAAATCCCCTTCGACCAGCTCCTCGTCTTCTCCACCAACCTGGACCCCAAGGAACTGGTGGACGAGGCCTTCCTACGCCGCATCAAGTACAAGATTGAGGTCGGGAATCCCGACGAAGAGGCTTACCGGGAAATCTTCAGTCGCGTCTGCGAGGCAGCGGGAATCCCGTACGTGGACCAGGCCGTCACGTACCTCATCGAGCACTACTACAAGCCCCGGAGCATGGAGCTTCGCTCGTGCCACCCTCGGGACCTGGTGAGCCTCATTCGGGACTCGGCGCGCTACCGGCAGATACCTCCGGCGCTCTCCAAGGACCTGCTCGACCAGGCGTGCGAGGTGTTCCTCGTCAATCTGTGA
- a CDS encoding Fic family protein has product MKERYQDIDEKNETLRGYLDIYKDKPDAREFLDKMEMSWIYHDAALEGVVYTHQELMAALFPHRTSAEASMIPVVLEIRNHKAVCDFIREEAAGAKKQAQITLTTIKRMHDLFLGNTPEAQTERARMERRERTEKELAKERDRSGLRKDMPLHRTYFHDISQPAKIQPELEKLVDYTASAEFREFHPIKQAATVQHKFVQIFPFTEHSGKVGRMCSNLILLRNGYMPAVIHSIDRQRYYESFRGPVAGFRTVLMDAMENSLDNGMKYFRDLGRKYKALNS; this is encoded by the coding sequence GTGAAGGAACGCTACCAGGACATCGACGAGAAGAACGAAACGCTGCGTGGGTACCTCGACATCTACAAGGACAAGCCGGACGCGCGCGAGTTCTTGGACAAGATGGAGATGTCGTGGATCTACCACGACGCCGCGCTAGAGGGAGTCGTCTACACGCATCAGGAACTGATGGCCGCGCTGTTCCCTCATCGAACCAGCGCGGAAGCCTCCATGATTCCGGTGGTCCTCGAAATCCGGAACCACAAGGCCGTCTGTGACTTCATCCGTGAGGAGGCAGCGGGCGCGAAGAAGCAGGCGCAAATCACGCTGACCACCATCAAGCGGATGCACGACCTCTTCCTGGGCAACACGCCGGAGGCCCAGACGGAGCGCGCGCGCATGGAGCGCCGCGAGCGCACGGAGAAGGAGCTGGCCAAGGAACGCGACAGGTCCGGGCTGCGCAAGGACATGCCGCTGCACCGCACGTACTTCCACGACATCTCCCAGCCGGCGAAGATCCAGCCGGAGTTGGAGAAGCTCGTGGACTACACGGCCAGCGCCGAGTTCCGGGAGTTCCACCCCATCAAGCAGGCGGCCACGGTCCAGCACAAGTTCGTGCAGATCTTCCCCTTCACCGAGCACAGCGGGAAGGTGGGGCGCATGTGCAGCAACCTCATCCTGCTGCGCAATGGCTACATGCCCGCCGTCATCCACTCCATCGACCGGCAGCGCTACTACGAGTCCTTCCGGGGACCCGTGGCGGGCTTCCGGACGGTGCTGATGGACGCGATGGAGAACTCGCTCGACAACGGCATGAAGTACTTCAGGGACCTGGGGCGCAAGTACAAGGCCCTGAACAGCTAG
- a CDS encoding DHH family phosphoesterase has protein sequence MPVTQSLNSRRGTGNSGGELTEPPPARLAHMPARAKLERLLQVAQGHHKALILTHDNPDPDSLAAAVALAHLLERKAGLKAHIGYGGIIGRAENIAFVKVLRLPVSHVSTIDFDEYDLFGLVDTQPKVGNHSLPARLEAHLVVDHHPLRQESLEAPFADVGGDFGATSTMLVEYLRAARLEPSVEVATGLFYGIKADTRDLGRETTPTDVDSYLWLFPRMDKTLLAQIEHPELPARYFQLYHTAYERAKVYGTAIVTDLEEVYSPDMVAEVAERLMFLEGMKWSLAFGTYRNQLFLSLRVKDRRMNAGRLIREICEDYGGSSGGHGSMAGARLPLSGKLAQRKALKRELVAKFLEAFGVANERPVSLLYAQDS, from the coding sequence ATGCCTGTGACACAGTCCCTCAACAGCCGCCGCGGAACCGGAAATTCGGGAGGCGAGCTGACGGAGCCTCCGCCAGCGCGATTGGCCCATATGCCAGCCCGTGCCAAGCTGGAGCGGCTCCTGCAAGTGGCCCAAGGCCACCACAAGGCGCTCATCCTCACCCACGACAATCCGGACCCGGACTCGCTGGCGGCGGCGGTGGCGTTGGCGCACCTGCTCGAGCGCAAGGCGGGGCTGAAGGCCCACATCGGCTACGGGGGCATCATCGGCCGGGCGGAGAACATCGCCTTCGTGAAGGTGCTGCGCCTGCCCGTCTCGCACGTGTCGACCATCGACTTCGATGAGTACGACCTCTTCGGGCTGGTGGACACGCAGCCCAAGGTGGGCAACCACTCCCTGCCGGCGCGGCTGGAAGCGCACCTGGTGGTGGACCACCATCCGCTGCGCCAGGAGAGCCTGGAGGCCCCTTTCGCGGACGTGGGCGGCGACTTCGGCGCCACGTCCACCATGCTGGTGGAGTACTTGCGCGCGGCCCGGCTGGAGCCCTCCGTGGAGGTGGCCACGGGCCTGTTCTACGGCATCAAGGCGGACACGCGCGACCTGGGCCGGGAGACGACGCCCACGGACGTGGACAGCTACCTGTGGCTGTTCCCGCGCATGGACAAGACGCTGCTGGCGCAGATTGAGCACCCCGAGCTGCCCGCGCGCTACTTCCAGCTGTACCACACGGCCTACGAGCGGGCGAAGGTGTACGGGACGGCCATCGTCACCGACCTGGAGGAGGTCTACTCCCCGGACATGGTGGCGGAGGTGGCCGAGCGGCTGATGTTCCTCGAAGGCATGAAGTGGTCGCTGGCCTTCGGGACGTACCGCAACCAGCTCTTCCTCAGCTTGCGCGTGAAGGACCGGCGCATGAACGCGGGGCGCCTCATCCGCGAAATCTGCGAGGACTACGGCGGCTCCTCCGGCGGCCACGGCAGCATGGCCGGAGCGCGGCTGCCGCTGTCCGGGAAGCTGGCGCAGCGCAAGGCACTCAAGCGCGAGCTGGTGGCCAAGTTCCTGGAGGCGTTCGGCGTCGCCAACGAGCGGCCGGTGTCGCTGCTGTACGCGCAGGACTCGTGA
- a CDS encoding serine/threonine-protein kinase, with protein sequence MSQPTPPQKTTRVFGNYEVLSVLGKGGMAEVYRARVLAGPREGWTVALKRLLPALTRDPESVALFAREAQLSKQLHHPNIVTVLDAGALEGIYFIVMELVDGRDLGQILRRCKVRGIPLPLDFAVYLGKVLLEALAYAHSATGPQGERLGIVHCDVSPSNVFISRVGEIKLGDFGVSRVLVDGKLQGGDVLGKPYYLSPESLLGEVSPEADLWAATVVLYELLTLERPFTGTTPDAVFNAIRARQYRPLRELRPDIPEALEAVVARAFAERPEDRFPTAEEFAQALTPHYDERVGTPLAIAAVVRGLFGASDEVPATPPPGGTPPTPGSRAG encoded by the coding sequence GTGAGCCAGCCGACTCCCCCGCAGAAGACCACGCGGGTCTTCGGCAACTACGAAGTCCTCTCCGTGCTGGGCAAGGGCGGGATGGCGGAGGTGTACCGGGCCCGGGTGTTGGCCGGCCCGCGTGAGGGCTGGACGGTGGCGCTCAAGCGCCTGTTGCCCGCGTTGACGCGGGATCCGGAGTCCGTGGCGCTCTTCGCCCGCGAGGCGCAGCTGTCCAAGCAGCTCCACCACCCCAACATCGTCACGGTGCTGGATGCCGGCGCGCTGGAGGGCATCTACTTCATCGTGATGGAGCTGGTGGACGGCCGCGACCTGGGGCAGATCCTCCGGCGCTGCAAGGTGCGCGGGATTCCACTGCCGCTCGACTTCGCGGTGTACCTGGGCAAGGTGCTGCTGGAGGCGCTCGCGTACGCGCACTCCGCCACGGGGCCCCAGGGCGAGCGGCTGGGCATCGTCCACTGCGACGTGTCGCCGTCCAACGTCTTCATCTCCCGCGTGGGCGAAATCAAGCTGGGCGACTTCGGCGTGTCGCGCGTGCTGGTGGACGGCAAGCTCCAGGGCGGCGACGTGCTGGGCAAGCCCTACTACCTGTCCCCCGAATCGCTGCTCGGCGAGGTGAGCCCGGAGGCCGACCTGTGGGCCGCCACGGTGGTGCTCTACGAACTGCTGACGCTGGAGCGCCCCTTCACCGGCACGACGCCGGACGCCGTGTTCAACGCCATCCGCGCCCGGCAGTACCGGCCCCTGCGTGAGCTGCGGCCCGACATTCCGGAGGCGCTGGAGGCCGTGGTGGCCCGGGCCTTCGCGGAGCGTCCCGAGGACCGCTTCCCGACGGCGGAGGAGTTCGCCCAGGCGCTGACGCCCCACTACGACGAACGCGTGGGCACGCCGCTGGCCATCGCCGCCGTCGTGCGTGGCCTCTTCGGCGCCAGTGATGAGGTGCCCGCCACGCCGCCGCCCGGTGGGACGCCGCCGACGCCGGGCTCGCGCGCGGGGTAG
- a CDS encoding hybrid sensor histidine kinase/response regulator → MSGVLIAEDEEALLEVFAEVVEALGYRAIRAHNGEDALMLARTEPPDLVVSDHMMPRRTGMELLRAMRAEPSLASIPFVLLSAARPAGREEADVFLAKPVDLTAFEDAVTNALRERPPVAVPTLSEPKASSHARRGPILAREEVLNWVAHELKTPLSSARLHAQVLLRKVGKRGTEDEVRSTEAVLRQLDRMNHLISSILDASRLAEGKVELRPMQGDIAAFLRELIQEWRDLESQVDFVLLGAGEPVFLPFDGERVRQVLNNLLSNAVKYGGETRRVEVGLSQHPGLADIHVRDWGIGISAGALPFVFERFQRADGEPAQGHGLGLYIASSLAKLHGGSLSVKSELGEGSTFHLRLPLSRRPVS, encoded by the coding sequence ATGAGCGGCGTCCTCATCGCGGAGGACGAGGAAGCCCTGCTCGAGGTCTTCGCCGAGGTCGTGGAGGCGCTCGGCTACCGCGCCATCCGGGCCCACAATGGAGAAGACGCGCTCATGTTGGCGCGCACGGAGCCACCAGACCTGGTGGTGAGCGACCACATGATGCCCCGCCGCACGGGCATGGAGTTGCTGCGCGCCATGCGGGCGGAGCCGAGCCTCGCGTCGATTCCCTTCGTGCTGCTGAGCGCCGCGCGGCCCGCGGGCCGTGAGGAGGCGGATGTCTTTCTCGCCAAGCCGGTGGACCTGACCGCTTTCGAGGATGCCGTCACCAACGCCCTTCGCGAGCGTCCGCCCGTGGCCGTGCCCACCCTCTCCGAGCCGAAAGCCTCCTCGCACGCGCGCAGGGGGCCCATCCTGGCCCGTGAGGAGGTGCTCAACTGGGTGGCCCACGAGCTGAAGACGCCACTCTCCTCGGCCCGCCTCCACGCGCAGGTCCTGCTGCGCAAGGTGGGGAAGCGGGGCACGGAGGACGAGGTCCGTTCGACGGAAGCCGTCCTGCGGCAACTGGACCGGATGAACCACCTCATCTCCTCCATCCTGGACGCCTCGCGCCTGGCCGAAGGCAAGGTGGAGCTGAGGCCCATGCAGGGCGACATCGCCGCCTTCCTCCGGGAACTCATCCAGGAGTGGCGAGATTTGGAATCGCAGGTGGACTTCGTGCTGCTGGGCGCCGGGGAGCCCGTGTTTCTTCCCTTCGACGGGGAGCGGGTGCGGCAGGTGCTCAACAACCTGCTCTCCAACGCGGTGAAGTACGGGGGCGAGACACGGCGCGTCGAAGTGGGCCTCTCACAGCATCCCGGACTGGCGGACATCCACGTCCGGGATTGGGGCATCGGCATCTCGGCGGGGGCGCTTCCCTTCGTCTTCGAGCGCTTCCAGCGGGCCGACGGCGAGCCCGCCCAGGGCCATGGGCTGGGGCTCTACATCGCCTCGTCGCTGGCGAAGCTGCACGGCGGCTCGTTGTCGGTGAAGTCCGAATTGGGGGAGGGGTCGACCTTCCACCTCCGGCTTCCCCTGAGCCGGCGTCCCGTGTCCTAG
- a CDS encoding branched-chain amino acid transaminase, which produces MSSTSSSGVRAEQIWLDGRLMKWDEGHVHLMTHALHYGLGVFEGIRAYKTHDGRLAVFRLREHVRRLLDSAHIIMLKIPYTEDELFDACVNLLRAQKDLFANGAYLRPVAFMGDGAMGLGAVNPTRTAVTAWDWGAYLGDKGIKEGIRAKVSSYTRMHVNVNMVRGKITGQYVNSILAKREAVMAGYDEAILLDISGFVAEASGENIFQVNKKGIIKTPPLSGPILDGITRDTVLHILRDSGRTVEEVTFTRDALYITNEIFLCGTAAEITPVREVDNRQVADGKPGPITRYVQDMYFRIVRGQEPRYADWLTYI; this is translated from the coding sequence ATGAGCTCGACCTCGAGTAGTGGAGTGCGCGCCGAGCAAATCTGGCTCGACGGCCGACTGATGAAATGGGACGAAGGCCACGTGCATCTGATGACGCACGCGCTTCACTATGGCCTGGGTGTCTTCGAGGGCATCCGCGCATACAAGACGCACGACGGACGGCTGGCTGTCTTCCGGCTGCGTGAGCACGTCCGCCGGCTGCTCGACTCGGCCCACATCATCATGCTGAAGATTCCGTACACCGAGGACGAGCTCTTCGACGCGTGCGTGAATCTGCTCCGCGCACAGAAGGACCTGTTCGCCAACGGCGCGTACCTGCGGCCGGTGGCCTTCATGGGCGACGGCGCCATGGGCCTGGGCGCGGTGAACCCCACCCGCACGGCCGTGACGGCCTGGGACTGGGGCGCGTACCTGGGCGACAAGGGCATCAAGGAAGGCATCCGCGCCAAGGTCAGCTCGTACACGCGCATGCACGTCAACGTGAACATGGTGCGCGGGAAGATTACCGGCCAGTACGTCAACTCCATCCTCGCCAAGCGCGAGGCGGTGATGGCGGGCTACGACGAGGCCATCCTCCTGGACATCAGCGGCTTCGTGGCCGAGGCCTCCGGCGAGAACATCTTCCAGGTGAACAAGAAGGGCATCATCAAGACGCCCCCGCTGTCCGGCCCCATCCTGGACGGCATCACCCGCGACACGGTGCTGCACATCCTGCGCGACAGCGGCCGCACGGTGGAGGAGGTCACCTTCACCCGCGACGCGCTCTACATCACCAACGAGATCTTCCTCTGCGGCACGGCGGCGGAGATCACCCCCGTGCGCGAGGTGGACAACCGCCAGGTGGCCGACGGCAAGCCCGGCCCCATTACCCGGTACGTGCAGGACATGTACTTCCGCATCGTGCGTGGCCAGGAGCCGCGCTACGCGGACTGGCTCACGTACATCTGA